One stretch of Lysobacter sp. KIS68-7 DNA includes these proteins:
- a CDS encoding YdiU family protein, which translates to MHVLRYDNRFLELPGDPDLSPGIRQVAGAWSRVRPTPVPAPRLIAHSREMAAILGFSEADVATQEFALVFGGNAQWPGMDPFAVNYGGHQFGHWAGQLGDGRAITLGETLDAQGQRWELQLKGAGPTPYSRSADGRAVLRSSIREFLCSEAMHHLGVPTTRALSLVATGEDVVRDMFYDGHPKSEPGAIVCRVAPSFIRFGNFELPYSRGDLDLLRRLADFCIARDFPELEGEGEALYGDWFATVCERTAVLMAHWMRVGFVHGVMNTDNLSILGLTIDYGPYGWIDDFDPDWTPNTTDAGGRRYRFGWQPKIAHWNLTRLAHAISPLFSDVAPLNEGLQRYMDRFVEEDRNNTARKLGYGECTDADIQTMQALQALLQVAEVDMTLWFRALGRFDPQGDIGAQLETLFDATWYDEAKRAQAAPAFLEWLQRHAARLREDPSTPAERRTRMDAANPKYVLRNYLAQEVIDRAEQGDEAGVAELLDVMRRPYDEQPGRERFAQRRPDWARDRAGCSMLSCSS; encoded by the coding sequence ATGCACGTCCTCCGCTACGACAATCGGTTCCTCGAACTGCCGGGCGACCCGGACCTGTCGCCGGGCATCCGCCAGGTGGCGGGGGCGTGGTCGCGCGTGCGGCCCACGCCCGTGCCGGCACCGCGACTGATCGCGCATTCGCGCGAGATGGCGGCGATCCTCGGCTTCAGCGAGGCGGACGTCGCCACGCAGGAATTCGCGCTGGTCTTCGGCGGCAATGCGCAATGGCCGGGGATGGATCCGTTCGCGGTGAACTACGGCGGGCATCAGTTCGGCCACTGGGCGGGCCAACTGGGCGACGGGCGTGCGATCACGTTGGGTGAAACGCTCGATGCGCAAGGACAGCGTTGGGAGCTGCAACTGAAAGGCGCAGGTCCGACCCCGTATTCGCGTTCCGCGGATGGTCGCGCCGTGCTGCGTTCCTCGATCCGCGAATTCCTCTGCAGCGAAGCGATGCACCACCTCGGCGTGCCGACCACGCGGGCGCTGAGCCTGGTCGCGACCGGCGAGGACGTCGTGCGCGACATGTTCTACGACGGCCATCCGAAATCCGAACCCGGCGCGATCGTGTGCCGCGTCGCGCCGTCCTTCATCCGCTTCGGCAATTTCGAACTGCCTTATTCGCGCGGCGATCTCGACCTGCTGCGCCGGCTTGCGGATTTCTGCATCGCGCGCGATTTCCCCGAGCTGGAAGGCGAGGGCGAAGCGCTGTACGGCGATTGGTTCGCCACCGTGTGCGAGCGCACCGCGGTGCTGATGGCGCACTGGATGCGCGTGGGCTTCGTGCACGGGGTGATGAACACCGACAACCTGTCGATCCTCGGCCTCACCATCGATTACGGGCCGTACGGCTGGATCGACGACTTCGATCCGGACTGGACGCCCAACACCACCGATGCCGGCGGGCGTCGCTATCGCTTCGGCTGGCAACCGAAGATCGCGCACTGGAACCTCACGCGCCTGGCGCATGCGATCTCGCCCCTGTTCTCCGACGTGGCGCCGCTCAACGAAGGCTTGCAGCGCTACATGGATCGCTTCGTCGAAGAGGATCGCAACAACACGGCGCGCAAGCTCGGCTACGGCGAATGCACGGATGCGGACATCCAAACGATGCAGGCCCTGCAGGCATTGCTGCAGGTGGCGGAAGTGGACATGACGCTGTGGTTCCGCGCGCTGGGGCGGTTCGATCCGCAGGGCGACATCGGCGCGCAGCTCGAAACGCTGTTCGATGCCACCTGGTACGACGAAGCCAAGCGTGCGCAGGCCGCACCGGCGTTCCTCGAATGGTTGCAGCGCCACGCGGCGCGCCTGCGCGAAGATCCATCGACGCCCGCCGAACGCCGCACGCGCATGGACGCGGCGAACCCGAAGTACGTCCTGCGCAACTACCTCGCGCAGGAAGTCATCGACCGTGCGGAGCAGGGCGACGAGGCCGGCGTCGCCGAGCTGCTCGACGTGATGCGCCGCCCCTACGACGAACAGCCGGGCCGCGAGCGATTCGCGCAACGCCGCCCGGACTGGGCGCGCGACCGTGCGGGCTGTTCGATGCTGAGCTGCAGCTCCTGA
- a CDS encoding M1 family metallopeptidase: MLRRSLLPLALATVLVAPAAFAAGQKTEKAPGQGDLTDFTYQTGLPRAPEQEAVVFENADLSFKLDPSKESLAGDAKLTFRATKPIDKLVVELDRNYNVSSVEVDGQPVAKGTWTNPEGRMYVPLAKPLAAGQAATLRIVYDGHPHVAKRAPWDGGFVWSKAPTGEPWFVSAIQGNGCDLFWPCIDHPQGEPLQVDQHVTVPAPLVSAGNGVAMGMDEKDGWRTYHWRTKNPDTYAIAINVGPYEVMQADYKSRYGNTIPLRYWYLKSDDPAKVKGLFAEFSSILDFFEEKIGPYPFADEKMGVVETPHLGMEHQTINAYGNEYKKSEYGYDWLLQHEFAHEWFGNQLTNKDWDDMWLHEGYGTYMQPLYMQWLRGDMEYHANLMKQRATLANVHPIVSDKPMREEDVYSDEVGPGHDIYYKASLVMDTLRHLLGDKDFFAVTRQIVYGRTDPKPGNFKPLYASTRDYIAAVKQVTDKDYQWFFDVYLYQPKLPELIATRNGDRLDLRWQVPGNKPFPMPVEVRVGDKVETVAMANGQGSLPIQAHESYTLDPHSLVLRQLPHIDAFQQDKSEREKEDARKKAAGGG, encoded by the coding sequence ATGCTTCGTCGCTCCCTGCTGCCGCTCGCGCTCGCGACCGTCCTCGTTGCCCCCGCCGCTTTCGCGGCAGGCCAGAAAACCGAAAAGGCCCCCGGCCAGGGCGACCTCACCGACTTCACCTACCAGACCGGCCTGCCGCGCGCGCCGGAGCAGGAAGCGGTGGTGTTCGAGAACGCCGACCTGTCGTTCAAACTCGATCCTTCGAAGGAATCGCTCGCCGGCGACGCGAAGCTGACCTTCCGCGCGACCAAGCCGATCGACAAGCTCGTCGTCGAGTTGGACCGCAACTACAACGTCTCCAGCGTGGAAGTCGACGGCCAGCCGGTCGCGAAGGGCACGTGGACCAATCCCGAAGGCCGCATGTACGTGCCGCTGGCCAAGCCGCTTGCCGCGGGCCAGGCCGCCACGCTGCGCATCGTGTACGACGGCCACCCGCACGTTGCCAAGCGCGCGCCGTGGGACGGCGGTTTCGTGTGGTCGAAGGCGCCGACCGGCGAACCGTGGTTCGTCAGCGCGATCCAGGGCAACGGTTGCGACCTGTTCTGGCCGTGCATCGACCACCCGCAGGGCGAGCCGTTGCAGGTCGACCAACACGTCACCGTGCCCGCGCCGCTGGTGTCCGCCGGCAACGGCGTGGCGATGGGCATGGACGAAAAGGATGGCTGGCGCACCTACCACTGGCGCACGAAGAACCCGGACACCTACGCGATCGCGATCAACGTCGGTCCGTATGAAGTGATGCAGGCCGATTACAAGTCGCGCTACGGCAACACCATCCCGCTGCGCTACTGGTACCTGAAGAGCGACGACCCGGCGAAGGTGAAGGGCCTGTTCGCCGAGTTCTCTTCCATCCTCGATTTCTTCGAAGAGAAGATCGGCCCGTATCCCTTCGCCGACGAAAAGATGGGCGTGGTGGAAACCCCGCACCTGGGCATGGAGCACCAGACCATCAATGCCTACGGCAACGAGTACAAGAAGTCCGAGTACGGCTACGACTGGCTGCTGCAGCACGAATTCGCGCACGAGTGGTTCGGCAACCAGCTGACCAACAAGGACTGGGACGACATGTGGCTGCACGAGGGCTACGGCACCTACATGCAGCCGCTGTACATGCAGTGGCTGCGCGGCGACATGGAATACCACGCCAACCTGATGAAGCAGCGCGCCACGCTGGCGAACGTGCATCCGATCGTCAGCGACAAGCCGATGCGCGAAGAGGACGTGTACAGCGACGAAGTCGGCCCGGGCCACGACATCTATTACAAGGCGTCGCTGGTGATGGACACGCTGCGCCATTTGCTGGGCGACAAGGACTTCTTCGCCGTCACGCGCCAGATCGTGTACGGCAGGACCGATCCGAAGCCGGGTAACTTCAAGCCGCTGTATGCCAGTACGCGGGATTACATCGCCGCGGTGAAGCAGGTGACGGACAAGGACTACCAGTGGTTCTTCGACGTGTACCTGTACCAGCCGAAGCTGCCGGAACTGATCGCCACGCGCAACGGCGACCGCCTCGACCTGCGCTGGCAGGTGCCGGGCAACAAGCCGTTCCCGATGCCGGTGGAAGTGCGCGTCGGCGACAAGGTGGAGACCGTCGCGATGGCGAACGGGCAGGGCAGCCTGCCGATCCAGGCGCATGAGAGCTATACGCTCGATCCGCATTCGCTCGTGCTGCGCCAGCTGCCGCACATCGACGCGTTCCAGCAGGACAAGAGCGAGCGCGAGAAGGAAGACGCCCGCAAGAAGGCGGCGGGGGGCGGTTGA